A single window of Electrophorus electricus isolate fEleEle1 chromosome 16, fEleEle1.pri, whole genome shotgun sequence DNA harbors:
- the zp3c gene encoding zona pellucida sperm-binding protein 3, translated as MYKIFLKAALILMVLTYKVDTYPLKNDGANPTPMVPLALRLPQFQKILASEVHKDLFKPERNSRPLPDVLKSILLPPALVKVKPPKTSVPKTIEVLCHIDRIYVRVLKSMFTNQDAWKYLKVGTCPVNQVTAKHYFFLYHVNSCNVKREENADRVTYSNTLHYEPIVSGPVVWELPFSVPLECHYNKHHRAYQVGFRPEVTVGTMFWSLRAGFSLTSVDATWMSHAHGQSYVIGQPMFFEARAPRHEEGKRLYLDKCFITTSSDPESTPQYVVLDNYGCMLASEGAQMKFYATSEKSTVRFSLKAFMFKDMISQSKKMMFIHCEMSVAPEMPTATTKACTYDSNNKRWSELYGNDSVCSCCDTSCSMPEPSGTVTASDTWELKEDRVEADQAPAPRTFSKETGLEHAGFELVSDPVEE; from the exons ATGTACAAAATATTCTTGAAAGCTGCTTTGATCCTTATGGTCCTGACTTATAAGGTGGACACCTACCCATTAAAGAATGATGGAGCTAA CCCAACTCCTATGGTACCTCTAGCCTTGCGGTTGCCGCAGTTTCAGAAAATACTGGCTTCTGAAGTACACAAAGATCTCTTCAAACCAGAGAGAAACAGTAGACCATTACCTGATGTGCTGAAATCTATACTGCTGCCACCAGCCCTTGTTAAAGTGAAGCCTCCCAAGACTTCTGTGCCAAAAACGATTGAGGTTTTGTGCCATATTGATCGCATTTATGTGAGGGTTTTGAAGAGTATGTTTACCAACCAAGATGCTTGGAAGTATCTCAAAGTGGGAACGTGCCCTGTGAATCAAGTCACAGCGAAACATTACTTCTTTCTATATCATGTCAATAGCTGTAATGTAAAGCGTGAg GAAAATGCAGACCGTGTAACTTATTCGAACACACTCCACTATGAGCCAATAGTTAGTGGGCCAGTTGTCTGGGAACTGCCATTTTCTGTGCCACTGGAGTGCCACTACAACAA GCATCACCGTGCCTACCAAGTTGGCTTCCGTCCTGAAGTAACAGTAGGAACCATGTTCTGGAGCCTCAGAGCAGGGTTCTCGCTCACATCTGTAGATG CAACCTGGATGTCTCATGCTCATGGGCAGAGCTATGTGATTGGCCAGCCTATGTTCTTTGAAGCCAGAGCTCCTCGTCATGAGGAAGGAAAAAGACTCTATTTGGACAAATGTTTCATCACTACTTCCTCAGACCCTGAATCTACACCTCAATATGTGGTGTTGGACAACTATGG ATGCATGTTGGCCAGTGAGGGTGCTCAGATGAAGTTCTATGCAACCAGTGAGAAGAGTACAGTAAGATTCTCTTTGAAAGCCTTTATGTTCAAGGACATGATCTCCCAGTCAAAGAAG ATGATGTTCATTCACTGCGAAATGTCTGTGGCCCCGGAAATGCCAACTGCAACCACAAAAGCCTGTACATATGATTCAAATAACAAACg GTGGTCTGAGCTGTATGGAAATGACTCCGTCTGCTCTTGTTGCGACACGTCGTGCTCCATGCCGGAACCCTCGG GTACAGTGACTGCCAGTGACACATGGGAGCTTAAGGAAGACCGGGTTGAGGCGGACCAGGCACCTGCACCAAGAACTTTTTCAAAGGAGACAGGTTTAGAGCATGCTGGATTTGAGCTGGTCTCAGATCCCGtggaagaatga
- the LOC113574613 gene encoding calcium homeostasis modulator protein 1: MDKFRMMFQFLQSNQESFMNGICGIMALASAQLYASFEFNCPCMPEYNYAYGIGILVVPAIWFFLLGFVLNNNVSMLAEEWKRPVGQRGKDPTILRYMFISISQRSLIAPAVWISVTLMDGKSFLCAYSMDLDVSQFGNATGHRLSEEQLIRMLAKIPCKHIFDGQHILSREAATRYIRCASQAFGWMFLLLITITAFMIRAIRPCFTQAAFLKTKYWSHYVDIERKMFDETCAEHAKSFAKICIQQYFESVSGEMHRFHGAGDSGKNGNEDNDKHTSEEDKLLGIHAQDDMNKVLWNWHTCKPALSLKKDGLSTDADRNFVAQQNDLLNKEVNKDGSVGQNGFKIGYDSTTFNMGQKGFEHGYNDANFSMAQSGFPNSYVNGKANMNHQHFVNVDGHLLNSTEKKEWAVYYSKV, encoded by the exons ATGGATAAGTTTCGTATGATGTTCCAGTTTCTCCAGTCCAACCAAGAGTCCTTCATGAATGGTATCTGTGGTATCATGGCTCTGGCAAGCGCTCAACTCTACGCATCTTTTGAGTTCAACTGTCCTTGCATGCCAGAATACAACTACGCCTATGGAATTGGCATCCTAGTAGTCCCGGCTATCTGGTTCTTCCTGCTTGGGTTTGTCCTGAACAACAATGTATCCATGCTAGCCGAGGAATGGAAGAGGCCGGTGGGCCAGAGAGGCAAGGATCCCACAATTCTGCGCTATATGTTCATCTCTATATCACAGCGATCGTTAATTGCCCCCGCTGTTTGGATTTCGGTCACGTTGATGGATGGGAAGAGCTTCCTCTGTGCATACAGCATGGACCTGGACGTGTCGCAGTTTGGCAATGCCACTGGACACAGGCTGTCAGAAGAGCAGCTCATAAGGATGCTTGCCAAAATCCCATGCAAGCATATATTCGATGGACAGCACATTTTATCCAGGGAAGCAGCCACCAGGTACATACGGTGTGCGTCACAG GCGTTTGGTTGGATGTTCCTGTTGCTCATCACAATAACAGCCTTCATGATTCGTGCCATCCGCCCCTGCTTCACCCAGGCAGCTTTCCTCAAGACGAAATATTGGTCGCACTATGTTGACATCGAGCGCAAGATGTTCGATGAGACCTGTGCAGAGCATGCCAAGAGTTTTGCCAAAATTTGTATCCAGCAATACTTTGAGAGTGTCAGTGGTGAAATGCATAGATTCCACGGTGCGGGCGACAGTGGAAAAAATGGCAATGAAGACAATGATAAGCATACAAGTGAGGAAGATAAACTGCTGGGGATTCATGCCCAGGATGACATGAATAAAGTGCTGTGGAACTGGCACACGTGTAAGCCAGCACTGAGCCTTAAGAAAGACGGTCTCAGCACCGATGCTGACAGGAACTTCGTCGCACAGCAAAATGACCTGCTCAACAAGGAAGTTAACAAGGATGGAAGTGTAGGCCAAAATGGCTTCAAAATTGGCTACGACAGCACTACTTTTAACATGGGTCAAAAAGGCTTTGAGCATGGATACAATGATGCTAATTTTAGCATGGCCCAAAGTGGCTTTCCAAATAGCTATGTGAATGGTAAGGCTAACATGAACCACCAGCACTTTGTGAATGTGGATGGCCACCTATTGAACAGTAccgaaaagaaagaatgggctGTATACTACAGCAAAGTTTGA
- the LOC113574566 gene encoding inositol 1,4,5-trisphosphate receptor-interacting protein translates to MEEMFLRMCVVLVSLLCLDDYTVIEKLDDDITMGMQERKHFLQEGAKLEQRVPSVAIELPHSVQEVSQSHHTLTKESDVQEILPNGKEQTQEHQMPPKEDQDILYQKLMVENNLDNSQTEKTAPLSDDNVSEQAQNINHTASLLDQNLSSMEMAMSETEHAGQEETMHILTKENKIVSPEKQVTLDKKEFPHIVQDVNTLNENQIQEIPPLSNKTHSDQKDTNLGQKQTAVKQKTSKEGKPFFQKIYEFLYQWSQTSPDMHPSEYELLKDSKGSQMQMNGRTVKVIQKEAPLNGRKSGVYRGGPLDSQETPQTGQVQTKSMQHPGSENAYTWYLWKALSLISLIRILWKFFGRGLKTSGTIFPTIDNKKFPKLFLPDHDVLSCFYEQHVQIPPNIGRRACEFVEGFVNELLEVMRRTSDKETDMQIEDFVGVGSLYELWATGKRMVCDLYVPFTAPRSYGFNFEFWKDKNVASLVAGCGKIKVMKNENTFTGCPCSSGNLDDDTLCLLHPHFEMKSTIVDAIGGPLCRENTPYLSKAQVVRWFRTAVSKAWGEISHKYEFELTFRNQAAPGALKVRFRSGKAILFNIVPVVQVKGSKVNLLSYLSSNQSSLSDIDWPISFAGCENALLQKLEKTLPYNSCHIRCLQILSFLHKQQISLTGKCGLTSYHLKTTLLYLLLVKKPIAWKCDQLAERLIDMLTFLEQGLHARKLNHALIGNPLVPNGIGLPEEFQLAKPTNLLLPLASNTESYVKTIQHLQELVRNAPVLIHEYTSMTSSTEEQKAKASF, encoded by the coding sequence ATGGAGGAGATGTTTCTACGAATGTgtgtggtcttagtcagtctgTTATGCCTGGATGATTACACAGTCATTGAGAAGCTAGATGATGACATCACCATGGGCATGCAAGAGCGGAAGCATTTTCTACAGGAGGGAGCCAAACTGGAACAGCGAGTGCCCTCTGTTGCCATAGAGCTACCACATTCAGTTCAGGAAGTGTCGCAAAGCCATCACACACTGACAAAGGAGTCAGATGTTCAAGAAATCCTGCCAAATGGCAAAGAACAGACACAAGAACACCAAATGCCACCAAAGGAAGACCAGGATATTTTGTACCAGAAGCTGATGGTAGAGAACAATCTGGATAACTCACAGACTGAAAAAACAGCTCCTCTCTCAGATGACAATGTATCGGAACAGGCCCAAAATATAAATCACACAGCTTCTCTACTAGACCAGAATCTCTCTTCCATGGAAATGGCAATGTCAGAAACTGAACATGCTGGACAGGAGGAAACCATGCACATcctgacaaaagaaaataaaatagtaaGTCCTGAAAAACAAGTGACACTTGACAAGAAGGAATTCCCACACATTGTTCAGGATGTGAACACACTAAATGAAAACCAAATTCAAGAAATACCTCCTTTAAGTAACAAAACTCACAGTGATCAAAAGGATACCAATTTAGGCCAAAAGCAGACTGCTGTGAAACAAAAGACTTCCAAAGAAGGCAAGCCATTTTTTCAAAAGATCTATGAATTCCTATACCAATGGTCTCAAACCTCACCAGACATGCATCCATCTGAATATGAATTGTTAAAAGACAGCAAAGGGTCACAAATGCAGATGAATGGAAGGACAGTCAAGGTGATTCAGAAAGAGGCCCCACTTAACGGGAGAAAATCTGGGGTTTATCGAGGAGGACCCCTGGATTCTCAGGAGACACCACAAACAGGCCAAGTACAGACCAAGTCTATGCAACACCCTGGGTCAGAGAATGCTTATACTTGGTATTTGTGGAAAGCCCTTTCCCTGATCTCATTGATCCGTATTCTATGGAAATTCTTTGGCAGAGGCTTGAAAACTTCAGGAACCATTTTTCCCACCATAGACAACAAGAAATTCCCAAAACTATTTCTTCCTGACCATGATGTTTTAAGTTGCTTTTATGAACAGCATGTCCAAATCCCTCCAAACATAGGCAGGCGAGCGTGCGAGTTTGTGGAAGGTTTTGTAAATGAACTTCTAGAAGTCATGAGGAGAACTAGCGATAAAGAAACTGACATGCAAATTGAAGACTTTGTTGGTGTGGGGAGTTTATATGAGCTCTGGGCTACAGGCAAGAGAATGGTGTGTGATTTGTATGTACCCTTTACAGCACCAAGATCATATGGCTTTAACTTTGAATTCTGGAAAGATAAGAATGTTGCCTCACTTGTTGCAGGTTGTGGCAAGATCAAagttatgaaaaatgaaaacactttcACAGGTTGCCCTTGCAGCAGTGGGAACCTAGATGATGATACATTGTGTCTTCTTCATCCCCATTTTGAAATGAAGAGTACCATCGTAGATGCCATTGGTGGTCCCCTGTGCCGAGAGAATACACCTTATCTTTCTAAAGCACAAGTAGTGAGATGGTTCAGAACTGCTGTTAGCAAAGCTTGGGGAGAAATCAGTCACAAGTATGAGTTTGAGCTAACATTTAGAAACCAAGCAGCTCCTGGGGCTTTAAAGGTCCGATTCAGATCAGGAAAAGCGATTCTCTTTAATATCGTGCCTGTCGTCCAAGTCAAAGGCTCTAAAGTCAATTTGCTTTCATATCTGTCCTCAAACCAAAGTAGCCTCTCAGACATTGACTGGCCCATTTCTTTTGCTGGCTGTGAGAATGCTCTTCTCCAAAAATTGGAAAAAACTCTTCCCTACAATTCCTGCCATATTAGATGTCTTCAAATCCTCTCATTCCTGCACAAGCAGCAAATTAGCCTAACAGGAAAATGTGGGCTTACAAGTTACCACCTAAAGACTACACTGTTATATCTGCTCTTAGTAAAAAAGCCCATAGCATGGAAATGTGACCAGTTAGCTGAGAGATTAATCGATATGCTGACATTTCTGGAGCAGGGGCTTCATGCAAGAAAACTCAATCATGCTTTAATTGGGAACCCTCTAGTTCCAAATGGTATTGGTCTTCCTGAAGAATTTCAGCTAGCAAAGCCTACAAACCTTCTCCTGCCACTGGCTTCAAATACAGAATCATATGTGAAAACAATCCAACACTTACAGGAGCTGGTGAGAAACGCTCCTGTGCTTATTCATGAATACACGTCCATGACGAGCTCAACAGAAGAACAAAAGGCAAAAGCTTCTTTCTGA